ACCGAAAGCCATTCCGAAAAATCGTTGGACACTTTTTTCAGCCTCAGGCGGGAGCCCACCAGGTGATAAAAAACGGACTCCACCGAAGATTGTTTAACGCCCTCAAAAAACTCCTTCTCATTTTCGGCGACGATCCCCGATTTGGCCACAAAAGTCAAAAGCCCCATGAAATAAAACTCTTTCCCTCTCGCCACACGCGCAAAATCACGGTTTTCGCCTTTGTGTTCTTCCAGTATTCTGAGTATCAGCGTTTTCGTCCTGCTCAGGCTCTTTATCTTGGCCGGGTCAAAAACGGAGATCCTTTCGGCGATGTCCTGCGCGCCGGCGGTCTTCCAGAGCCATTCGGCGAAATCATTCATATAGTCGATCTGCGAAACATGCCTTTTATAGAGCGAATAATAGATGTGATAAAATATCGTCTCCATACCGCTGTTTTTAATACCCTCATAGAATTCATCCATCGTCGCCGCCTTCACCCCCGTGTAACGCGGGATATTGGCGCAGGAATAAAAAACAAAAGCGTTCATATATCTATCCTCCTAAGCGCTTCAAGCGCATCTTTCGGAGCGGCAAGGCGGAAACGCGCGGCGCTCTTTCCCCTGCCTATTTTTACTCCCGTGATCCCCCTGAGCCGGAACACATCCTCATCGGTTACATCGTCGCCGAAATAAACCGGCGTGTGATCTTTCGCGCCGCGGGCGAGTTTTTTCACGGCCGCTCCTTTACTCACGCCTTCCGCTCGGATCTCAACGACTTTTTTTCCGTATATAAGTTCCAGCGAGAATTTTTTGAGAACCGGACGGATATCCTTTGTGATCCCGAGAATCCGAGCTGCTGTTTTCAAAGGCGCGTTCCTGTAATGCAGGGCCAGCGAGAATTTTTTTTCCTCAGTAAAAACCCCGCCGATAGAGGCGGCTTTAAAAAATGCCGCCGCCAGAGCCAGGATATTTTTCTGCGCCGGCGAGAGCGTTTTCACGGAACGCCGGCGGCCTTCGTCGATCTCGGCGCCGTGACAACCGACGAGCGTAAAACCCTTCGGAAAAAATTTCCTGAGAAAGGATATTTCCCTGCCGCTGACAATGGCGATCTTTATATTCTTACTTTCCTTCAACCTCTTCAAAGCCTCTACCGCTCCCGGCAGCGGGCGGGCTTTCGGCGGGTTATTCACGATATCCGAGAGCGTCCCGTCAAAATCGGCGAAGATGAAAAGCTTCTTCTGTCCTTTAAGAAAATCCGACAAGTTCACGGCCTTTCCTCCAGGGCGTTCAGATTCTTGTTCATCCATTCAAAAACATCGTGATCTTCTACTTTCTTCCTCATCGCCTCCATCCTGCGCCTTTTCTTAGCGGCGGGGAGCTTGAGAGCGGCGGCGATATAAGATGACACCTGCT
This DNA window, taken from Candidatus Omnitrophota bacterium, encodes the following:
- the otsB gene encoding trehalose-phosphatase, translated to MDEQESERPGGKAVNLSDFLKGQKKLFIFADFDGTLSDIVNNPPKARPLPGAVEALKRLKESKNIKIAIVSGREISFLRKFFPKGFTLVGCHGAEIDEGRRRSVKTLSPAQKNILALAAAFFKAASIGGVFTEEKKFSLALHYRNAPLKTAARILGITKDIRPVLKKFSLELIYGKKVVEIRAEGVSKGAAVKKLARGAKDHTPVYFGDDVTDEDVFRLRGITGVKIGRGKSAARFRLAAPKDALEALRRIDI